A genomic stretch from Phycisphaerae bacterium includes:
- a CDS encoding RNA-binding protein yields MKNIYVGNLSFSTTEDALREAFAAHGSVSKVSLVRDRDSGESRGFAFVEMDNDAEAQAAITAMNGADLDGRSLKVNEAQPKPPRSGGGGGRGGYGGGGGGRGGYGGGGGGGGRGGYGGGGGGGRGGYGGGGGGRGGDRGDRGGGGRDQGGW; encoded by the coding sequence TTGAAGAATATCTATGTTGGCAATCTCTCGTTCTCGACCACCGAAGACGCACTTCGCGAGGCCTTCGCCGCGCACGGCTCGGTTTCCAAGGTCTCGCTCGTCCGCGATCGCGACAGCGGCGAATCGCGCGGCTTCGCCTTCGTCGAGATGGACAATGACGCCGAGGCCCAGGCGGCCATCACCGCCATGAACGGCGCCGATCTGGACGGCCGCAGCCTCAAGGTCAACGAAGCCCAGCCCAAGCCCCCGCGCTCCGGCGGTGGCGGTGGTCGTGGTGGCTACGGCGGCGGTGGTGGTGGTCGCGGTGGCTACGGCGGTGGCGGCGGTGGTGGAGGTCGCGGCGGCTACGGTGGTGGCGGCGGCGGCGGGCGCGGTGGTTACGGCGGCGGCGGTGGTGGTCGTGGCGGTGACCGCGGTGACCGCGGCGGCGGCGGCCGCGATCAGGGCGGCTGGTAG
- a CDS encoding VOC family protein, whose translation MIKSGSVNVYVSDMDRAIKFYTDVLGMKLIMNAGGHYAQIAAGGGLVLGLHPASPQAPKPGTRGSISIGLAPDRPLDQAVAELTKRGVAFRGPVVNDPPVQLAFFGDPDGNELYLVEFKAPQ comes from the coding sequence ATGATTAAGAGCGGCAGCGTCAACGTCTACGTCTCCGACATGGACCGTGCCATCAAGTTCTACACTGATGTCCTCGGCATGAAGCTGATCATGAATGCCGGCGGTCACTATGCCCAAATTGCGGCCGGCGGCGGGCTCGTCCTCGGCCTGCACCCGGCCTCTCCCCAGGCCCCCAAGCCCGGCACGCGCGGCTCGATCAGCATCGGTCTCGCGCCCGACCGGCCCCTCGACCAGGCCGTCGCCGAACTCACCAAGCGCGGCGTCGCCTTCCGTGGGCCCGTCGTGAACGACCCGCCGGTCCAGCTCGCTTTTTTCGGCGACCCCGATGGCAACGAACTCTACCTTGTGGAATTCAAAGCGCCGCAATGA
- a CDS encoding ribulose-phosphate 3-epimerase, whose translation MPPARKTLFAGSILAGDLLHLAGAIDVCQKAGADLLQLDICDGHFVPTISFGEEVVRRTCQVAKLPVEVHLMVSRPEDWLTRMAGCGQFRMIFHIEASRRAMGTIQAIAKAGWEPGIALNPETAPAAIEPVLPYVKNVCIMGIAPGFAGQAMLDTTFPRITEIRRLIETTKSPASITVDGGVKKDNARRLVDAGADILVVSSGIFQNAKPEESLREIRQTL comes from the coding sequence ATGCCCCCCGCCCGCAAAACCCTCTTCGCCGGCTCCATCCTCGCCGGTGACCTCCTCCATCTCGCTGGCGCGATCGACGTCTGCCAGAAGGCCGGCGCCGACCTCCTCCAGCTCGACATCTGCGACGGTCACTTCGTCCCCACGATCAGCTTCGGCGAGGAAGTCGTCCGACGCACCTGCCAAGTCGCCAAGCTCCCCGTCGAAGTGCATCTCATGGTCAGCCGCCCCGAAGACTGGCTCACCCGCATGGCCGGCTGCGGTCAGTTCCGCATGATCTTCCACATCGAAGCGAGCCGCCGCGCGATGGGCACCATCCAGGCCATCGCCAAAGCCGGCTGGGAACCCGGCATCGCCCTCAACCCCGAGACCGCCCCCGCCGCCATCGAGCCCGTCCTGCCCTACGTCAAAAACGTCTGCATCATGGGCATCGCCCCCGGCTTCGCCGGTCAGGCCATGCTCGACACGACATTCCCCCGCATCACCGAAATCCGCCGCCTCATTGAAACGACCAAATCCCCTGCCTCGATCACCGTGGACGGCGGCGTAAAAAAGGACAACGCCCGCCGCCTCGTGGACGCCGGTGCCGACATCCTCGTCGTCTCCTCCGGCATCTTTCAAAACGCCAAGCCCGAAGAGAGCCTCCGCGAGATTCGTCAGACACTGTAG
- a CDS encoding PP2C family protein-serine/threonine phosphatase: MPTKRLPWQDELAIIDRTMKAISGVTDPETLVNIYWDGIGDLLPSGDDYMAVSRRGVEPPYFLVTRSSRFTEHFNPWTQRDRLPKLSGGLVGEIAYANKPVIIDDLPSRLKRDDPAWFYLEGFQSLVALPQYDGGEALNVSINLAPAGAEIDRSFIPMMHWQAGLFGRGTQNLVLRNQLSAAMTELDRELEVVGAIQRSLLPARLPEIAGFELSAHYVTSARAGGDYYDFFPLPNGRWGLFIADVSGHGTPAAVLMAITHALAHAQPGTHTPPSALLSYLNDHLARAYTRNGTFVTAFYAVLDPAARTLTYSAGGHNPPRLAHDRRVLSLDDAGSLPLGIVEGQTFTQAVVTMGSEDVLLLYTDGISEAMAPGNNMRPHEMFGVDRLDGLLLASVGRPAEECIARIRAEVASFCGNAPATDDQTLVAIRCL, from the coding sequence ATGCCAACGAAACGACTCCCCTGGCAGGATGAATTGGCCATCATCGACCGCACGATGAAGGCCATCTCCGGCGTGACCGATCCCGAGACACTGGTCAACATCTATTGGGACGGCATCGGCGACTTGCTGCCAAGCGGGGACGACTACATGGCCGTCTCGCGGCGAGGGGTCGAGCCGCCGTACTTCCTGGTCACGCGCTCGTCCCGCTTCACTGAACATTTCAACCCGTGGACGCAGCGCGACCGCCTTCCGAAACTTTCGGGAGGATTGGTGGGAGAAATTGCCTACGCCAATAAGCCCGTCATTATTGATGATCTTCCGAGCCGGCTGAAGCGCGACGATCCGGCGTGGTTTTATCTCGAGGGGTTTCAATCGCTGGTCGCGCTGCCGCAATATGACGGCGGCGAGGCCCTGAACGTCTCCATCAACTTGGCCCCGGCTGGCGCCGAGATCGACCGCTCGTTTATCCCGATGATGCACTGGCAGGCCGGTCTGTTCGGCCGGGGGACGCAGAACCTCGTCCTGCGCAATCAACTCAGCGCGGCCATGACCGAGTTGGACCGGGAGTTGGAAGTGGTCGGCGCCATTCAGCGATCGCTTCTCCCTGCCCGGCTGCCCGAGATCGCGGGATTCGAACTCTCCGCCCACTATGTCACCAGCGCCCGAGCCGGCGGCGACTACTACGATTTTTTCCCGCTCCCGAATGGCCGATGGGGACTGTTCATCGCCGACGTTTCCGGCCACGGGACACCGGCCGCGGTGTTGATGGCGATCACCCACGCGCTGGCGCACGCGCAGCCGGGTACGCATACCCCGCCGTCCGCGTTGCTTTCGTACCTCAACGATCATCTGGCCAGAGCCTATACGCGCAATGGGACGTTTGTCACCGCGTTTTACGCCGTGCTCGATCCGGCTGCGCGGACGCTGACGTATTCCGCCGGCGGGCATAATCCACCGCGGCTGGCGCACGACAGGCGGGTCCTGTCGCTCGACGATGCCGGGTCGCTTCCCCTGGGAATCGTGGAAGGGCAAACGTTCACTCAGGCGGTCGTCACCATGGGATCGGAGGATGTGCTGCTGCTCTATACTGACGGCATCTCGGAGGCGATGGCCCCGGGGAACAACATGCGACCGCATGAGATGTTTGGCGTTGATCGGCTGGACGGGCTGCTCCTGGCGTCTGTCGGAAGACCGGCGGAGGAATGCATCGCTCGGATTCGAGCGGAGGTGGCTTCATTCTGCGGGAATGCGCCGGCGACGGACGATCAGACGCTGGTCGCGATTCGCTGCCTGTAG
- a CDS encoding GNAT family N-acetyltransferase → MDITVEAISVDDISPLRESYRREMNCQIIHDSLHSRAGWTQPYLLSAGGETVGYGAVAIGGPWQGKPTIFEFYILPEHRSRIFEIFEAYLAASEAVAIETQTNDVLLTVMLHTYANDVTSEKILFHDKATTALAIPNAVFRPAVPDDAAQLSAHEMDPHANWVVTLDGSLAAAGGILFHYNPPYGDIFMKVAEPFRRRGLGAYLVQELKKVCYEGGHVPAARCNTDNFASRRTLQKAGFEPCGHILRGSLRP, encoded by the coding sequence ATGGACATCACTGTAGAGGCGATCTCTGTTGACGACATATCGCCGCTGCGAGAATCCTACCGTCGCGAGATGAACTGCCAGATCATCCACGACTCGCTTCATTCCCGCGCGGGATGGACGCAGCCCTACCTCTTGTCGGCGGGCGGCGAGACGGTCGGGTATGGCGCCGTCGCCATCGGCGGACCGTGGCAAGGCAAGCCCACCATCTTCGAGTTCTACATCCTTCCGGAACATCGCTCGCGCATCTTCGAAATCTTCGAGGCATACTTGGCGGCGTCGGAGGCCGTCGCCATCGAAACGCAGACCAACGACGTCCTACTGACCGTCATGCTGCACACATACGCCAACGACGTGACCAGCGAAAAAATTCTCTTTCACGACAAGGCGACGACAGCCTTGGCCATCCCCAACGCGGTCTTTCGCCCCGCCGTCCCCGACGATGCCGCGCAGTTGTCTGCGCACGAAATGGACCCTCACGCAAATTGGGTGGTCACGCTCGATGGCTCGCTCGCCGCCGCCGGCGGAATCCTCTTTCACTACAACCCGCCCTACGGCGACATCTTCATGAAAGTCGCGGAGCCTTTCCGCCGCCGCGGTCTCGGCGCCTACCTCGTTCAGGAACTAAAGAAGGTCTGCTACGAAGGGGGCCATGTCCCTGCCGCGCGATGCAATACGGACAACTTTGCCTCTCGCAGGACCCTGCAGAAGGCCGGCTTCGAACCCTGCGGGCACATTCTTCGCGGGTCACTGCGTCCTTAG